A stretch of Toxoplasma gondii ME49 chromosome V, whole genome shotgun sequence DNA encodes these proteins:
- a CDS encoding hypothetical protein (encoded by transcript TGME49_286170), which yields METVLTKKHTRRGEAEETGEGELQEKTGHLRETRRGHPQERRAKREETESQGSRPKEERQQAERLCLGIEPQRQALPTGLASVKLTFTSKNWPLSIRRRRRSSPVKWKHLCRLLRLSSDPFKDASRKSLFTLSCRCETQTQSLSLAALCSASARVSTHRLAFGRGSRESRRFAASSGTDRNTETRCGDGVFPQHALETRKASRGGLRAAAGTAAKLRRGSGACTPAPQNRRQFRSANFFPTAEKAFLIQRLFLAGCVWREDPRGRNGKNALAARV from the coding sequence ATGGAGACAGTCCTGACGAAGAAGCACACacgaaggggagaggcggaggaaacaggcgaaggagagctgcaggagaaaacaggtcatctgcgagagacgagacgaggCCACCCACAGGAGCGGAGGgcgaaacgagaggagaccgAAAGTCAAGGCAGTCGACCcaaggaggaaagacagcAAGCCGAGCGACTCTGTCTTGGCATTGAGCCTCAGAGACAGGCTCTCCCGACGGGTCTCGCCAGTGTGAAGCTCACTTTCACCTCAAAAAACTGGCCTTTATCGATTCGCAGACGTCGCCGTTCATCCCCAGTGAAGTGGAAGCATTTgtgtcgcctccttcgtctctcctccgacCCTTTCAAGGACGCCTCCAGGAAAAGTCTCTTTACACTTTCCTGCCGGTGTGAGACGCAGACTCAGTCCCTTTCGCTCGCGGCGCTCTGCAGCGCCTCGGCTCGGGTGTCCACACACCGCCTGGCATTCGGACGGGGATCGCGCGAGTCGAGACGCTTCGCGGCGTCTTCtggaacagacagaaacacagaaacccGTTGCGGGGACGGAGTTTTTCCCCAGCATGCACTCGAAACGAGGAAGGCAAGTCGTGGTGGCCTCCGCGCCGCAGCTGGCACGGCAGCGAAACTGCGCCGCGGTTCCGGTGCCTGTACACCGGCTCCTCAGAACAGGAGACAGTTTCGGAGTGCGAACTTTTTTCCGACGGCCGAAAAGGCTTTTCTCATTCAGAggctttttctcgctggctGTGTGTGGAGGGAGGACCCACGCGGGCGGAACGGCAAAAACGCTCTCGCCGCGAGGGTGTGA